The segment CTGGACTCAGGTCCTACCCACTATTTTAAGTGACTCTGGATCTGGCTCAACTCCGTGAAAATCCGGCCCTAAGAGTAAGCTATCATACCATAAAATGAATGGAAACAATAGTTTCGAGTGTTGCACTTAATTAGCTTTGGGATTAAGGATTCTTTATGCAGAACTGCTCCTCAGGAGATTAAATATTTGTGGCAGAATGCTGGTTAAAAGATCACACATGATCTGTGGAAGGAAAAAGAAAGGGGAAAATTTTTATCTCAGAGTAGCATGAAATGGGTGATAAAAAAATTgctagcttttattttccattgacttGGGCAATTTTGCCAAGATTTTTACTTTCAAGACAAGTAAAAGTGACAGTGTGACTATTCCATCCTCCAAAAAGAGTTTGAACTTTCATTCCATGAACACCAGTGGAATGTTTATTGAGCGCAATGATAAACCAGCTGCCAATTGGCTATGAGTCCATATCAAGCTACTGGCATAGGTCAATTGCATCCCCAAAGCATATACAATTATCCCAATGGCTCAGCTGGTAAGTGTAAGCCAAACTAACCTGAAGGTCCTACATCAAGGAGGTCTCAGTTATGTCCCAGGAGCCCTGGCAATATAGCTTTTCACACAAGTTAGTtattttaactccctgtctcaTCCATTTTGAATTTGTGGACCTGTAAGTATGGGAAGGGCTGTTCTCAGCACTGTTGGTGCCATATTGGTGAATAAATCCTAAACCAGAGCGCAAAGATCTGTTAAAATCCACAATTTGAGATATTTACAAATCAATGGGAACATGGGGGGCATATTACAGGTGGAGGGGTAGATGGCccgctccccgccccccccccccccaaccccccacccggAAACAAAGTCGTCGTGTAGCCAACTCACTCCATGCCAGCCCACCCCACAGCTGTAACGCACTGCAGGTGGGCTAGGCAGCTGCCTGTGGGACCCCTGCCTCTCACTAGGAAGTCCCGTCTATGGGAGATGCCAGCCAACCCGATTGGTCTGCAGCTACAGCTGTCCTGACAGTGCCAAGAGCTGGGTTGTTGGGGGTGTTGTGTTTTACAGGGCGAGATGGTAGGAATAATGGGGGGGTACTATCTTAAGGGAGCTGTCCCCCActgttccttcctgcccttttaaaaaaaccttttcaAAACAACAGTTGGGCCCACTCCTATCCGACTGCTCATGCCATCCATATTATGCCGTGGGCAGCGTAATTTCAGCATCAGTTGCCTTGTTGAAAAgcttaattgacccttgattatttatttaaatgcgTTGTGCAGGCTGCTGATTTCTGGGTTgggcacctgccctattttatGCACCCCCTCCAAAAACACACCCCAAGGAGGCATGCAAAATGCAGCCCATGGATTTAACATTTAAATGTGATCTGCAAGGTTcattggaacataggaataggagtaggtcaATTACCCCCTTGaacctgttttgccattcaaagtgatcatggctaatctgcgaCCTAATTCTAGGTAACGTAGCCCTTGTACACAAAACCTCTTCACTGGAAAGATTCCAGGTTTGATATCTGCTCTGTACTGGAGAGAAACAATGAACCAATATAAGTGCCCATCTTTCCTTTCATTCTAGCAAAAAAACATCCCATTTGCTGAGTCTAACTGCCTCATATGGTGTCTCATGTACATTAAAATGCTGTCACCAAAGTTCTTAATACCTGTAAGCTTGCAATCTGACTCTGGGGTGGCAGCTTTCAGTAATAATCCTATGGGATCACAATTAGCTCAATCTACTCAGCAAAAAATAATCCGATTGTGTACTCTAGTATATAAACAGGGTGTAAATTTCAATCATTCAAGATTAACCCATTTTCTGTGTTGTCAAACATTATTAGTGGCatcttaaaaatgttaataagtcATTTCTTTTCTGGATTACCGGTAAAAGTAGAGCAAAACAAGTTGAGGACTCTCCAGATCTCTCCTGCACACTTACTGATTCAATAACTGGAGTGATTTGTGTGTTATAAAACATTCATTGCTGAATATTCTGCCTTTTTGTATAACCGCTTCAGTGGTTTTGGGTGAACATTTTGCTCCCAAAATTGTTCCATATATTGTGATATCTAATTCAAATTTTAGATGTATTTTTTAAGCGAATGTTAGAGGcttttatctctccctgttttacaACCTTATTGCTGTTTTGCAAATGATGTGGTGAAAATGACTGGATCAGTGGCTGCAAAAGTCAACAGTCAGCTTGTCAGATATTTCACTGACGTATGTGCTTAAGTATATTACTGAAGCTAAAGACAAAGAAGCTCTATGACGCAAGCTAAGGATAATAATATCATGGTACTAAGTTTGTTCTGTGTCTGATCCACATAGACCAGACCATTTTAACACTAATTAAAAGCTGGAAAGCTTCAGTTAGTGCAGGAAGTCTAAATGGTACCAACTGTTCTTTAACCTGCTTCACCTATTGATAAAAGGTAAAATCTATTAAGGTGAGCATACACAAAGTACTGCTCTTCGCAAATTAAATTAATTGTGTCTCAGGCTAAGATAAATCTAATTGATTTGCTAACTAAAGCTAGAACTTAATAAGAGATTTTTCATTGTTTACATCTTACTTATTTAACCTATTAGTAGGTGGCCTTACTTATTTAGAGTAAATCATTTTCTTACTATAAATTGTAAGAGGTAGAGTGAAGCTGTGCCATCCTGCTGTTGGGAATATAATTGATAAAATAATAGCTTATACATTATTGATCTCAGATTCAATTATCAAGCCTTCATATTTCAAAACTATTTAATAACTCTCATGACTGTATGCAAGTGTCTTTTAATAAATCTTTAATGATTTTATGTGTAATTCTGTTCAACAATTTTCAGCAACTAGGTATATAAGTGCTGCACATTTCAATAAACCTTCAATGACTTTCAGATAGGCATCTTTAAGAAATCTAAACTGAGTTGTCATCAAGCAGCTTTAATTCCTTTAGGACTGGGTTTCCTTTGTACTTTTTCATTTTGAACGCTTTGCTTTGTGAAGTATGTGCATCCCTAACTCTGTAGCATCCTCCAGCCTAACAACCCCCCAAAACCtctgggccagattttcactacAGGAGTGGGTGGctggagttgggaaatttcctgactcagtaCACCCGCCTGGGTAGAAGGTGTCCCGTCTGATGCAATTTTCGCTCaggaagtggggaggtaggtgcgGGGTGTGGGATTGCGTTCAGCACACTGTCTCCAGAAGCAGATCAGAGGatgccacaggggctgccaagtgCCAAGGCAGGCTTTTTAAAAGGCCCACCCGTGTTCTCTGAGACTTAGGCCAAAATTTTAACCTCAACAAGCAGGCGTGCACCTGATctgcttgagcgtaaaatgatacGCATTggtgtcaggcgagcatcccgatgtcaacgCATAGTTGCGAGATATTTTGGCCAGCGACCATGCGCTAGAGTTGGCAGcttgcctgctgacaattaaaaggcctaataaagccattaaaaaggtacTTAAAAGAACTTTTgcgctacctgtccaaccttacaattgattggcaggcgaaaagaccaagtggcctttgcgctttttaggaagcctcatccacgggcttccaacagcaaataaaaataaaataaaaacttttatatttcatttataacatgtccctgcccatGTTACAGAGTCACAATAGGAGACATGTTGTATtacatttttgaaatctttattttatatttggaaaaatgttcatctccctgaggcagctctgtacctcagggaggttTGCAAGCGCGCACTCCCTCCTCCCGCCTgcgcaggcagtgctgagtgctaccacttacatttcatgctgggtgggccttaattggcccgccagtgtgaaatcatagGCTGGCCCTAGTCGCGGGCATTGATCATCTTCCCAAccgcctccacccacccccgccaatcCCGCCCggcaagggctaaattctgccgtTAGTTCAAGTTGTTTACTAATAtcttaggccctctagccctcacccctcacacccctctcaCCTCCACCACTCCCTGTGCAACCTCCAGGCCAACTCATGTGAAactatgccccccccacccaccctcccatggCCCTTTTACTTTCCATGCCAACTCGTTACGCATGTTTggctgagagcacagatcttaTAAAAGGTTTCACAGCTGGGGAGGAGGGAAAACTTTGCCTTATTGACAGCTTTATAATATtataataagctttttttttcTGTGATCTCTCTTGTCAGTGGAATACTgtatgtttatttgcacaagataaagaggtgtcaGGTGCTTATAGTTTCTGTTATTGATGCTTTaaaggtctggatgattgacatttttattaggctgcagcagcagttttttaaaataaaattatgaaTGGGCGTTTTAAGCCGttccacacatgccattgttacaATATTGGAATTGTTGGCCCAGTACAGTGTATGCTGCGTAAATGGGCGTGGAAGTgccatgaattggcatggagggcatgaggggccattgggttGGGTGGGGCACGAATTAGCATGGTGGGTATGTGGGGTCAAGCGGGGCTAGGTGGGGTCATGAGTTGgcctgagttggcatggatgggagcATTGGTAAAGCCTTTTGACCTTACTTTTCCAAAGGTTCCCAAATGCAGACTAAGCTTCTCAACTACTCTGAGGACTTGTGAACAATgagtcatggagaagctggccAACGCCACAAAGATTTTGGGGCCTAGGAGATGCTGAACCCTGCATTGGAGCTGGCCAAGTTATCCCATGCCACTAAAAATTGGAGTTGCCTGGAGTAGTGGAGGGAATTGGgtaccacctgccatttttaaatgtccTTATGACTTGGTGAAAATCTGACCTTCTGTGTTCATCCCCTACTCCCTTTGCCCCATCATTGTTTACAGTTCAATCAGCTATTTAAgttcaaagctctggaattcccacccaactcctctctatctcactctccaacTTTAAGGTACTCCTTCAaacttacttctttgaccaaatttCTAGTTGCCTGTCCTTTTTTGACTCAGTACCAATTTTTGTCAGATTATGCCTCTGTGAGTTTTCTTGGGACAAATTACAATGTGTTAGGTGTTATATAATTGcaaattgttgtttttttttgtacTTTAAACCTTTATTAAAGAGATGTAGCTATGCCAGGACACTTAATTCATTCTCTTCACTGCATAATCTGGTGTTAGGATTAGTGATCTTGGTTGCAAGCTGTGCTGCCCTCTCCGCAATTGTCTTGCGGTTTTTGGAGGAGACATTGTGAGCGATCCTGGCACAGTAAGTCTTGTTGCTCATCATTAGGGCTTCCAGCTTCTTGACATCATGGACCAGGAACCTGTTGAATTCTGATGGCAGCATGTATTTGGTTTTCTTATTGGTGCCATAACCGATGTTAGGCATCAGAATCTGACCCTTAAACCTCCTGCGCATTCGGTTGTCAATCCTTCTGGGTTTACGCCAGTTCTGTGCAATCTTCACATAGCAATCTGACTGGTGACGTATGAACTTCATTCTGCGTTTGTTCACAATGTCTGGCTTCAGATGTGGTCTTAGGGCATGATACCTGTTGGCCTCTCACTCGGGGCAAGAAGTTGTTGCATGTTCCCAATGGTTCAGTTAATAAGTGCAATGTTCTGTGTGAagttgagctgtacagcccaagaAGCCTCACAGGTTTAATCACTGTTCTCTGCTGAGTTACGTAATCACATCTAAGATGGTGACATTTGGCCTCAACTACcttctcctgctgctgatcaaTATCTGATGACTTTTAATGAACTGTGTCTTTGTGCCTGCATGTATGAGAATAGGACAAGTGGGGAACAGTTCCCCTCTCCCCAATTGTTGATTGGTTAGCTAGCATTTTCTGTCATATGTGATGAATATCCACTTGTGCAAGATGCAGAAAGATGAGCACCCCTGGATTGTACCCCAGCATCAACTACTTCTTCCAGccatgcccctagtcaagctgtccCATGAcaattacaacactggcatctacttgacaAAGTGGGAAATTGcataggtatgtcctgtccaaaaaAAAAGGCAAGTccatctggccaattaccaccacatCAGTTTACTCCTAACCATAAGCAAAGCAatggaagatgtcatcaacagagctatcagGCAGCGCTTACTGACTAATAACCTGCTTACTGTTACTCAGTTTACGTTCCACCTCTTGGCTCAGATCCCAATGCAGCctcagtccaaacatggacaaaaaagctaaagtccagaggtgagatgaCCATAACTGCACATTAAGATAgcatttagcttggcctaaatagccaagtggttatggtactgggcttgtaaccccaagatcaagagttcaaatctcaccatggcaaactatgaaacaatgcccATATTCACTGTGAAAGCATGCAACAGTCTAAATATAAATGTTAGCCATTAAGATAGCATTTGACCTACTGTAGTGTCAAAGACCCTGAATAAAATTGAAAACAATGGGAATTAGGTAAAAAGTCTCCTCTagctggagtcatacatagcacaaaggaaaatggttgttgttttttgaggtcaatcatctcagtcccagaacactgctgcaggagttcctctgggcaGTGCCCTAGGTCCAAGCAGCTGAGGTTGCTTCAATGGTTTTGCCTCCATCATAaagtgagaagtggggatgttcgctgatgattccacaTTGTTCAGTGCCATGTGAGACATTTCAGATAATGAAGCATGGAgaaggacctggacaatattcaggcttgggctattAAGTGGAAAGTAAAATGTTCATCATAAAAGTTCCATTCATCTTATAAATGCTGtgcattgaccatctccagcgagagaaaatctaaccatctctcttgacaaaggcatcaccattgctgaattcccctaccatcaacatcttggaggtGGGTCattattgatcagaaacttaactggaccagtcatgcAAATACAGTggatacaaaagcaggtcagaggttaagaATTACATGGCAACCCCACTCTGGACCGCCTACCCACTACCACCAcgccccacccctcacactgccTCGGCCAACTCGCACCAGGCTGTGAATCAGGCCTACCTGCTCCTGTGGCTTTCCCTGAAGTCCTCGCAGCCTGATTGAAGctaagcctgtcaatcaggctgacttCAGGATGGGCAAACTGTCAGGTACAAAAGCATGTGCTGTGGAGTTAAGATTCCATAGTTTCCTGTCCAAAACTCCATTCCCCCATCCCACCTCAGCCTATGTAACCCACCCCTGTTCATATCCAAATCAGTAATTCTTGCGATGCTAGGGCCTGTGGACTTTGACACTAGTATATGTAAATGCTGAaatttggggctgaattttgctggtAACGGTGAATTCCTGCTTCTAGGGCTGAAAGCCAGATAGCGATGCCGCTTCGGCCGGCAGTGTCACCCAGGGCAGCATATTTCTGGTGGTGACCAATTAGGAGGCCACCGCCGGGgctgctgtccaattaaggatggcagtcCCCCATCAAGATTTGATGGCCCAATCAGAaggagggcagctcatcagcaccaCTACAAGTGGTGGGCAGTGCTGAAGCTGCAGATGCAGGGAGAGGCTATCTCATTGGTGGGATGCCCTCAAAGACAGGTGAGTTGAGTTGGAGCCagggccaggcaggcaggcccCCACGATCGAGACAATGGTCTTAGAGCACCAGTGGTGTTGTTGCTGCAAGGGTGTCCATTGCCGCTGGGTGGCCTATCTTGGGCCATGGAACGCCTATAAGTGAGGAATCTGCTGGGAGGCTGGAGAGGTAGGAAGTGACACTGAATGGTGACTTAGGTAGCTCAATTGATCTCCCAGAGGGTGTCCAAGTTGCCAACACTCCTGTagctggcaaaatggcatggtAGCAGGAAGACACTGGACTCCCCTCTTGATGCTCTACTCTGCCATTTGCCAGCCCTCCTGTCTCCCAATTTattcagaaaattcagcccataatccCAAACGTTATTGAAAATCCTATCTAGAACTAATGAAATTCATATGAAAAACATTTTAACAAAAAAGAAATTTGGCTTATGCAGTCACCTGAAGTGGTAGTGATTATAGGACTTCATTTTGGGCTGTTTTGCCATTCTAGGCTTTTTTTTTAGGTTGTATGCCTTATGGAACTGGGTCAGCTTTTTTTGAAGCTGTTGGTCAGCTTTTCTGAATTTTGTAAGTTGCCAAGTATGGCATTTTTATAATGAGATAGCTATTCTACAGCTGTTCTTGTATATCTAAGTGGCCAGTGATATAGTAACATTAGTGAAGATCTTGAAACTGGTCCCCTGCCTGCTTTCCCTGCTGGGGAACATGAGGAGGTTGAACTAACAGTAGCATTTGAGAGCAAGGGATCCTTAAAAATGAAATACATGAAAGAAACAAATCTTTCTGTAGGGATAATAATACAGACAAGGCATAATGTTTACGTCTAATAATTTGCGATATGAGTCACACCATTGTGAATGAGTCATCATAGATCTGTGGTAATTTGGTGTCCAACTGAATCAAAGTTACCTTGAAACTAATTTATTTACTGAATGCACTGCTATGTGTGTGTTATCTTATGTATGACATACTCTGAATTCAAAGGGTCCTATATGCAACATATTCCTAAATTTGCATCATTCTATATGTAACATGCTTCAAACAAATGTAGCGTTCTCTATTCAACATTCCTCAATGTGTTACTTTGCGAGCATTAATATCACTTCTTTTCAAATCACGTGGCACAATGTAATTCCCTTTAAAGCATGTTGCTGCTGTGAGCATAAATAATGAAAACAGAAACACTTAAATGAAAAGTAAACATCATTAAGCGTGTATGTTATGCAGAAATACACTTTATTTTAATGGGTGGAATATCAGGAGGTAAATGTTCCCGAAAACCTGATATGCATTCCTGGTAGGCAATTTTCCATTTCGGGAATACAAATGCTTAAAATTACCCCTCTTGTATTTATGATGTTAGTCCAACCTCAAACTCATTCCAGAGTGTGACTCATGCTACAGTAATGTATTTTGCAGACTATTGAAAGCAAACAATGTACTTTGTGTGCATTAAAGACTTTCTTGATTTAGCATTTGCACCTCTGTTCCAAAAATGTTGAAAATTCAATATTTTGAGTTTGACATGATAATCTGCTGTTACATTTGAgacaatattttaaaatgtaatttgtatttttttgagGCAGACCCTAActaaaacagaaactgaactgaaaaggGAACAGAAAGGGAAACAGATCAGATAAATGTTTTGCGAGTGTTACCTTGTCTCGATGAGGTTTTGCTTATTCTCCGAGTGATTTGAGATAGCCAGTATGTAGTTTCTCTTGAAACTATTTattaagaactatttacaaagacctcATGGTAAGTACATGGTTTTCTGGGCACAGTCTGTTTTGTGTCTTGGAAATCAGAACTTCTGGTAAACTAAGCCTGGTTGAAATGTATTAAAGGACCCAGATCAGTCAAGGCTGAGGAGTAGCAATTGATAAGTCCACTGGTGCAGTACAAGCAAGCTGAAGAAGACTGAAAAAGtccagatccagaagctgagaataagttgctgtggctgtttctgTTACTGGAAGATAACATAGGTGGGTTTACCCCATCCAGAATAAGTTAAGGAGGTTTTTGCAGATTTGTGCCATTTCTGGTGAAGATCATGTTCATGGTTGCGCGCTGCTGTCAGCTGGTGATCAGACTGGCTCCGAAAGAaaagagaggagctgaaattcctcatgaggaagacagagttcaaAGTACTTTGTGAATGAGGGTGATCACCAAAATCTGAGTGGGCAGCTGAGCCAATTCATCACatctgtcttagttgtatctgccatcAAATGTGCAATTTATAGTTTAGATTcgaccacaatttgcctgttaattcatgttaaaCTCATGTTAATTCTAGATGCTAGAGTATAGGATAGATCGTATTTAGTGCTTGCTTTGTTGATGTTTGTATATATTTTTTCTGTTTTAAGCTGTGGAAtgttgtggcttcattcttttagttaATAACTGGGATTTTGAATTATGGGattttgaacttttaaaaaaagttactggtctctaccaAAATGGTAACACCTTCAAGTGGTGAGCAACTGTGGAGTCTCTGTTGGTAAAATGGCATGTCACCAATGCCAAGTGAAATTTAGAAGTTAACTGCCACCTGGACAAAGCTCCAGCTTTTAGGTTTATCCACAGCAGGGATTGGTATACTTTCTTTATTGATGTCATTGATCTTCACTGGTTACCTTTGGGGTTATGTCATTTACAGGTTTCCATGTGCAAAGTATAAAGGTCAGTGAATCAGTACATAAACTAGAAATTGTACTGATCTCTGTAGGGACTGATACAACACCTTTAAATTCACTTTAGATATTTTTTGAAAGCAGTAGAATTCCCTAGCTTGTGACTCTAAATTGTTTCCATTAAATTGTGAAATTTGCTATCTTTTAACCTTTCATACTTTTGCCAGCAAATAACttcataaaccattaatgggtttttAATCCAATGCCGTTAAAATTAATTTCCTGTAAATGatgtttcaatatgtgttatGATTGCAATAAAACAGAATCGAATTGTAATTTTTGATGGACTAATGCAGCAACTGCTACCACTGTTAAAAAATTTGGGCTGCAAATTTGTATACATATTGCTTGTTTTTACACCGCTGCATTTGCCATTTGGGGTACAAAATGTAATGCACAAGCAGACTTCTGGTGTATGCATGCTGGGAGCATTACCAACTATGCAGAGTTGATAAATCGTAACCAATGTACCTTCTGGTATACATTCGCCATGAGCGGCTTGGTTTTTTGCGCTGTGTGGCCCCCTTTAAGATCGCTGCGCATCCACGTATGTGCCCATTTTAAAGGGACCACTGCTTGTTGATGACCTGTTAGTCCTGTCAGGGGTAATATTTTTTACTTCAATGCTCCAACTACTGCTCTCTCTTAACCTTGCTCAGATGATCATTGATTCTGCAGCAGGAAGGGGCCCCTCACCCCcatcagtgctatttaaagggaccatCAGCTGCTTTTAGGTTAGTTCCTGTTTGATTTCTACTGGATGTGGTTGAGTGAGTTGAAGTTTATGGTAGTTTGCACTGTTAACGTTGGtgaagtctacagggagtggaGTGGCATGTGGTGAATGCCTAAGTTCTCATTTCAAAGATTCTGCTCCGGTAACTTGCTCCCACAAGTGGGTGCttcactttctatactccttggCCTGTAGCACATTAGGGAGATTAATTAGATGGGAAACAAAGGAGGACAAACTGCTTGAAGAGGGagtaggagggggagaagggctctgagcaggaggccatatccacccaaggacttcagggagcaattcttttACCTCAGCTCCAGTAAGGAACTGTATGTGTGACAGCTCTGTTTCACCAAGAAggtgctcactgaaatctgccacctctcACAGGCAGACTCAGAAcatggcaaggacagcattgccAGTTGCTCTGAAGGTGACCTTGGTCATGAATTTCTTTGCAtcaggctccttccaggctggagcagggACTTCTCTAACATCTCGCATCTCATCATCCACAGCTGCATAAGAAAGGTGACTGGCACACAGAATGAGGAGAGACGGGAAAACATTGCCTTATTGTTTTCCAGAAAGAGACAAGTGCAGTGAGTATATGGCTTTGCCAGGATTGTGGGGTTCTCCATGGTGGAGGGTGACTGCATGCACATTATGCTGTTGATGCCAAATCTAAATTCAGGGATGTACTTTAAccacaatgtgcagctggtatgtgaccaacCTCAGCACATCAGGCTTGTCAATGCCTCTGGTAACAGCAGTCATAATTTCTTTATCCTGTGCTAGTCTACTGTTCCATTAACATTTGTGCCCCTAGGAGAGACAGGAGGTTACATATTGGATGACAAGAGCTATCTGCTGACCCCAGCTCATGGGTCCATGGTGTAGTCCACACATAAGCAGGCAATATGCATATATTGAAAGCCATGATGCTACATAAAATGTCATCAAGCAGACCATTGGGGTGCCTAAACAATGCATCCAGTGCCAGTACTGCTCTGGAGGAGCCTTGCAGTACTCTCCAGACTGCATGCTATGATTTATCATAGTCTGCTGCATCCTGCACAATCTTGCCATTGTGAAGGCACTGTCCTTGCCTCACATGGTGAACAGCTGAACAGGAggaatggaggaggatgaggcaaccaacACTTCGTTTTCTGGCTAAGTTATCCCTGATTGGCTCATCTGACTGTGGTGCCAATGAACTCAATGCCAATTCCCCCTTCTCCAACAGTCCCACACATTACCatccctctgttactgaccatcacagcattcacTTGCTCATGTTATTGAAATAAAATCCACAACACACTTTCCAAACCAGGTTTATCAAACAGATCATCTAATATTCCAAACAAGTCATCCAATCACCTGTGAATTCACTTAATATTTGTGCTTCATGTGCCTTTGACTTGCCCTGTGTCCTTCTCATTGCCAACCCAGTGACTGAAACATGGCTGGTGGAAAAttgttgactttcagtgggagAGACTGCAGAGGGTCTTGCAGAATGATCTCGAGCAGTTCTGGCTTTCGATGGACTCAGGGTGGACGGCTGCAGATTGGGTTGGCTGGCTGAAAGGTAACAGCAAAGACACtggcagagtagcagcagtgggaGGACGAATGCTGTCATTTTGAAAGAGCAAGTATGTGCTCCATCGAGCCACTGTGATTCCTGTGGGGTGGCACCTTAGCAATCCTAGTAATTGTTGTGTTGGAGCACAGATTGTTGGACCACTGACAGACCCTGCAAGCTCTTTTGAGCACATGAACCCCCAGTTGTGCTCAGAGAAGTCTGAGTCGGCATGGCAGCAATCTGAGCTTGCACGACTTGTGTCTGAACTTCAGGTGCAGCATTCAAACATTGGGTGTCTTCGATTTGtggtgcaatggaagctgagacattggacATCAGGGACTACGTCACTTTTGAGTCTGCAAATGTATTAATGGAGTTTACCACCACTTCTTGGTAAAAACAGTGAGTTCTAAGCTCTGCATAAAGCTTTGAGCCAGGTTAGTGCCagattcctccatgctccttgttATTGCATGCAGGCTTTCTGACAGGCcca is part of the Carcharodon carcharias isolate sCarCar2 chromosome 3, sCarCar2.pri, whole genome shotgun sequence genome and harbors:
- the LOC121276041 gene encoding 60S ribosomal protein L32-like, whose product is MRSDLKGGHTAQKTKPLMANVYQKFAHPEVSLIDRLSFNQAARTSGKATGAGSLTLQYHALRPHLKPDIVNKRRMKFIRHQSDCYVKIAQNWRKPRRIDNRMRRRFKGQILMPNIGYGTNKKTKYMLPSEFNRFLVHDVKKLEALMMSNKTYCARIAHNVSSKNRKTIAERAAQLATKITNPNTRLCSEENELSVLA